From a single Stomoxys calcitrans chromosome 4, idStoCalc2.1, whole genome shotgun sequence genomic region:
- the LOC106092636 gene encoding uncharacterized protein LOC106092636, whose protein sequence is MKTYACVLAAMLAVVAVPTEAFFLKTGLGGGTGGGSDASASTSSSSGGWLPIGVPEPAPAPAPVASSQSKQIFLTVTHSQPQTFVQPTYVPQPTYVPQPKPVYVSVPQPQPVYVSEPQPQPQVIAPPRPVYVSRPQTVRYVQPAPQPRPQPIQVTIQKQVSYEPAPVPVAQPQVQPQQPQVVSIDPPSPVYVSRPQTVQYVQPAPQPRPQPIQVTIQNQAPYAPAPAPIPVPQPQVQPQQPQVVPIQLTIQKSEESQYVPTIAYEPSPVTSGTASWNTDSWTTGTYGKGENNGIGC, encoded by the coding sequence atGAAAACATACGCTTGTGTTTTGGCTGCCATGCTAGCGGTGGTAGCAGTGCCCACAGAAGCATTCTTTTTGAAGACAGGATTAGGAGGAGGCACTGGCGGCGGAAGTGATGCCTCAGCTTCGACATCATCTTCTTCAGGAGGTTGGCTACCCATTGGTGTTCCAGAGCCAGCACCAGCTCCTGCTCCTGTTGCGTCTTCACAATCGAAACAAATTTTCCTAACTGTTACCCATTCTCAGCCCCAGACATTTGTTCAACCTACATACGTGCCTCAACCTACATACGTGCCACAGCCTAAGCCTGTCTACGTTTCAGTCCCTCAACCCCAGCCTGTGTACGTATCGGAGCCACAACCTCAACCCCAGGTCATTGCTCCTCCCAGGCCAGTCTATGTTTCGAGACCCCAGACAGTACGATACGTACAACCTGCTCCTCAACCAAGACCTCAGCCCATACAAGTGACTATACAAAAGCAAGTCTCTTATGAACCAGCTCCAGTACCTGTTGCACAACCTCAAGTCCAGCCCCAGCAACCTCAAGTAGTTTCCATTGATCCTCCCAGTCCAGTCTATGTTTCGAGACCCCAGACAGTACAATACGTACAACCTGCTCCTCAACCAAGACCTCAGCCTATACAAGTGACTATACAAAATCAAGCCCCTTATGCACCAGCTCCAGCTCCAATACCCGTTCCACAACCTCAAGTCCAGCCCCAGCAACCTCAAGTCGTTCCCATTCAGCTCACCATACAAAAGTCTGAAGAGTCCCAATATGTCCCTACTATCGCCTATGAACCATCGCCGGTTACATCTGGTACTGCCTCCTGGAATACCGACTCCTGGACCACAGGAACCTACGGGAAAGGAGAAAACAATGGCATTGGATGTTAA
- the LOC106092639 gene encoding uncharacterized protein LOC106092639, producing the protein MDNLEDWGQPPHPLVEPQPLLDDHHPLSKNKRKARMDQGKPYSSTRTRSKERRVSSPSCVDSLPTLPGMLILSAKPGTTPSSTKCSSTDSLGAREKDENALTIGQAIQQQHDQIRQMSSSSTFTDSLTSLRLPDQPLMDSTQAPCQDAQPRSQQFPSQQSPPRDEAAAVPLSDVPDVRPQPREYFYDGQQTGPYMVYVDSFLRGETRKSMNVLDLAREIKLLETPNILEIPETRFFPRILAHFVSSMGIMFPVNPKYTIEELKLNATPDIPILDMFRITCKDRNTGERVPTHTVKVLFKRPVVGKQIAFWT; encoded by the exons ATGGATAATTTGGAGGATTGGGGGCAGCCTCCTCATCCCCTCGTTGAGCCGCAACCACTCTTGGACGATCATCATCCCCTGAGTAAGAACAAGAGGAAAGCCAGGATGGATCAAGGTAAGCCCTACTCCTCCACTAGAACCCGGTCTAAGGAGCGCAGAGTTTCTTCGCCTTCTTGTGTGGACTCCCTCCCAACCTTGCCTGGGATGTTAATACTCTCAGCCAAGCCTGGCACTACACCCTCGTCCACCAAGTGCAGTTCAACAGACTCTTTGGGGGCACGGGAGAAAGATGAGAATGCCCTTACCATTGGCCAAGCCATACAACAACAGCATGACCAAATTAGACAAATGTCTAGTTCCTCCACCTTTACTGACTCCCTAACTTCTTTACGACTACCTGATCAACCATTGATGGATTCTACTCAGGCCCCATGTCAGGATGCCCAGCCCCGCTCTCAGCAGTTTCCTTCCCAGCAATCACCACCACGTGATGAAGCTGCTGCCGTGCCTCTATCCGATGTACCAGATGTTCGCCCTCAGCCCAGGGAATATTTTTATGACGGCCAACAGACTGGTCCCTATATGGTCTATGTTGACTCCTTTTTAAGAGGTGAGACTCGGAAATCTATGAATGTCCTAGATCTCGCAAGAGAGATCAAGCTCTTAGAGACACCTAATATTTTGGAG ATACCGGAAACGAGGTTTTTCCCCAGAATATTGGCTCACTTTGTGTCCTCGATGGGCATTATGTTTCCCGTGAATCCCAAATATACAATTGAGGAGCTAAAGCTGAACGCTACACCGGACATTCCGATTCTGGACATGTTTCGGATCACCTGCAAGGACAGGAATACTGGTGAGAGGGTACCTACCCATACAGTTAAGGTGCTGTTCAAGAGGCCTGTTGTCGGTAAACAGATAGCCTTTTGGACCTGA